From the genome of Bactrocera oleae isolate idBacOlea1 chromosome 2, idBacOlea1, whole genome shotgun sequence, one region includes:
- the Rh2 gene encoding opsin Rh2 — protein MLENLTAFNFSELYNAINWQRLDEIWSEFGKGCTLYAANGSIMDCITPDMAHLVNPYWSKFPPMDSTMSQFLGIFTLALLLLSTCGNGVVVYIFGGTKSLRTPANLLVLNLAFSDFCMMISQAPVMIINFYYETWILGPLWCDIYSICGSMFGCVSIWSMCMIALDRYNVIVKGVSGRPMTIKLAQKKIIAIWLFATFWTMAPLMGWSRYVPEGNLTACSIDYMTHDWNARSYLLTYSLLVYFTPLCLICFSYWFIIEAVAAHEKAMRDQAKKMNVKSLRSSEDCEKSAEAKLAKVALTTISLWFMGWTPYLIICYCGLFEVEILTPLNTIWGGTFAKISAAFNPIVYAISHPKYRLVLKKKCPCCVFGSTEEPKPDAPAAESQGTTDAESNA, from the exons atgttGGAAAATTTAACAGCATTCAACTTTTCTGAACTATATAATGCCATCAACTGGCAGCG TCTCGATGAAATTTGGAGTGAATTCGGCAAAGGGTGTACATTGTATGCGGCCAATGGTTCGATCATGGATTGT ATTACCCCCGATATGGCACACCTCGTCAACCCCTACTGGAGTAAATTCCCACCAATGGATTCGACAATGAGTCAATTTTTGGGTATTTTCACATTGGCCCTACTACTCCTCTCCACGTGTGGCAATGGCGTTGTAGTCTATATATTTGGTGGCACCAAATCGCTGCGCACACCCGCTAATCTGCTCGTGCTGAACTTGGCATTTTCCGACTTTTGCATGATGATCTCGCAAGCGCCGGTCATGATCATCAATTTCTATTACGAGACCTGGATACTGGGACCGCTATGGTGCGACATTTATTCCATCTGTGGCTCGATGTTCGGCTGTGTGTCCATTTGGTCAATGTGCATGATTGCACTGGATCGCTATAATGTTATTGTGAAGGGCGTTTCAGGGCGACCAATGACGATTAAATTGGCACAGAAGAAAATCATTGCCATTTGGTTGTTTGCAACATTTTGGACCATGGCACCGTTAATGGGCTGGAGCAG ATATGTGCCCGAAGGTAATTTAACCGCTTGTTCCATCGATTATATGACGCACGATTGGAATGCACGCTCCTACCTGCTCACCTACTCACTGCTCGTCTACTTTACACCGCTTTGTCttatttgtttttcctactGGTTTATTATTGAGGCTGTGGCCGCGCATGAGAAGGCAATGCGCGACCAGGCTAAAAAGATGAACGTCAAGTCGTTGCGCTCCTCTGAGGATTGTGAGAAGAGTGCCGAGGCGAAATTGGCCAAGGTGGCATTGACCACAATCTCCTTGTGGTTTATGGGATGGACACcttatttaataatttgctATTGCGGACTCTTCGAAGTGGAAATTTTGACGCCGTTAAATACTATCTGGGGTGGCACATTCGCCAAGATCAGCGCGGCTTTTAATCCGATTGTGTACGCTATCAG TCACCCCAAGTATCGTTTGGTGCTGAAGAAGAAGTGTCCGTGTTGTGTATTCGGTTCGACTGAGGAGCCCAAGCCGGACGCGCCAGCAGCGGAAAGTCAGGGCACAACCGACGCTGAATCGAATGCTTAG